From the Variovorax paradoxus genome, the window GGCCGGCGAAGTCGAGCGCCTCGACGCCGTCGAAGGCCAGGATCAGCACGCGCCAGGTCGCCTTTTCGCTCGCGCGGCTCATGCGGCGGCCCGTTCGAGTGCCTGCGCCACGCTGCAGACGGTGGCGAAGCGGCCCTCCAGCACGGTCGCGGTGCGTGCCTTGATGTCGGCGGCCGGCAGCGGCCGGCCGTCGGGCTGCACCATGTCGAAAGTGAGCGTGGCGTCGAGCACGTAGTCGACCTCCCAGCCCAGGTCGGAGGCATGGCGCGTGGTGGTCTCGCAGCATTGCTCGGTGCGGATGCCGCTCACGATCAGCCGTCCGATGCCGTTCTGCACCAGCCAGATGTCCAGCCCGCTGTTGACCAGCGCGCTGTGCCGGTGCTTGATGAAGGTGGCCGCGGCGTCGAACGGCGCGAGGCCGTCGAGGGGCCGCACATGGCCCGATTCGACCGCGAAGGGGTTGGTCGCGTTGGAAGGTTCGTCGGTGTGGAAGACCCGCACGACCGGCACGCCGATGGCCGCGCAGCCCGCGATCAGGGCGTTCTGTTCGGCCAGGTAGGCGCTGCCCAGGGCTTCGTTCCAGTAGGCGCGCTGGCGGAACGATTGCTGGGCGTCGATCACAATCAGACAGGTTTTCATGGCGGCGTTCACGGCGGCAAAGTGGATGATGCCGACTATTCTTCTGCGTTGCCAGCCCATGCGCCGCTCGGGAGCGGACCGGAATCGATCAGATCCGGACATCGCCGCCCGGGCAGCGGCCTCAAACCAGCGCGGCGGCCTGCAGCTCTTTCTTCAGGTACGCGTAGTACAGCGGCGCCGCCACCAGCCCTGCCGGGCCGAAAACGGCTTCGGCCACGAACATCACGGCCAGCAGCTCCCACACGCTCATCTGCGTGCGCGCACCGACCACCTTGGCGTTGATGACGTACTCGGCCTTGTGGATCACGATCAGGAAGATCAGGCAGGCGGCGGCCGTCACCGGCGACACCGACAGCCCCACCAGCGTGATGACCGAGTTGCAGACCAGGTTGCCCACGATCGGCACCAGCCCTGCCAGGAAGGTGAGCGTGATCAGCGCCGGCGTGTACGGCAGGTGCGCGCCCCACAGCGGCATGACGAAGAGCAGGAAGATGGCCGTCAGCAGCGTGTTGAAGGCGGCGATCCAGAACTGCGCCGCCACGATCTGCCCGAAGGCCTCGCCGAAGGTCTGCACGCGCTGGTGCAGTTGCTCTGCCAGCGGCAGGCGGCGCAGCGGCGAGTGCGCCACGGCGGCCAGGCTGCCCACGATCAGGCCCACGTACGAAAACAGGATGCCGTGCAGCCAGGCGCGCCCGGCCACCGCCAGCGAGCCGGCCTGCGCGCGCAGGTAGTTGGCGATCACGCGCTGCACCTCGGCCGCGCCTTCGGGCAGGTACACCGCGATCTCGACCGGCAGCTTCGAGCGCAGCTCGAGCACGGTGCGGGCCGTGTAGTCGAGCAGCTCTCGGTACTGGTCGGGCGCGTCGACGATGTACTCGCGCGCCTGGGACAGCGCCAGCGTGAGCAGGGCGATCGGCCCCAGCAACACCAGGACGACGGCCAGTACGTTGGCCCAGCCCCGGGCGCGTTCGGGCCGCCTGCCCAGCGCGGGAATGCGCAGCAGCGCGCCGTCCAGCACGCGCGCGAACCAGCGTGTGGCCAGGAAACCGATGCAGACGCACAGCAGCCCCGGAAGCAGGTGTTCCCACATCACCAGCAGCAAGGTTGCCAGCATCAGCAGGTAGCTTGCGATCATCACGCCGCGCGAGGCGGTGGGGCGGTAGGTGGGTACCGCCGTCACGGCGGGGTTGATGGGTTGCGGCTTCTTGGCCATCCGGGGCGGTGCTTGCTCTGCTCAATAAGTGGACGGAGCAGCCGGCGGTCAGCCGACGATCACCGCGGCGCCTTCGCCGCGCTCGGCGATCACGCCGATCTCGTGCACCGATTCGCCGGCCGCGCGCAGCGTGGCGGCGCAGGCAGCGGCTTCGGCCGCGTCGATGACGACCACCATGCCGATGCCGTTGTTGAAGGTGCGGTTCATCTCGATGTCGTCGATGCCGGCCACCTTCTGCAGCCAGGCGAACAGCTCGGTCTGCGGCCAGCTGCCCTTCTTCAGGTGCGCGGCGGTGCCTTCGGGCAGCACGCGCGGGATGTTCTCGAGCAGGCCGCCGCCGGTGATGTGGGCCA encodes:
- a CDS encoding isochorismatase family protein; protein product: MKTCLIVIDAQQSFRQRAYWNEALGSAYLAEQNALIAGCAAIGVPVVRVFHTDEPSNATNPFAVESGHVRPLDGLAPFDAAATFIKHRHSALVNSGLDIWLVQNGIGRLIVSGIRTEQCCETTTRHASDLGWEVDYVLDATLTFDMVQPDGRPLPAADIKARTATVLEGRFATVCSVAQALERAAA
- a CDS encoding AI-2E family transporter, with the protein product MAKKPQPINPAVTAVPTYRPTASRGVMIASYLLMLATLLLVMWEHLLPGLLCVCIGFLATRWFARVLDGALLRIPALGRRPERARGWANVLAVVLVLLGPIALLTLALSQAREYIVDAPDQYRELLDYTARTVLELRSKLPVEIAVYLPEGAAEVQRVIANYLRAQAGSLAVAGRAWLHGILFSYVGLIVGSLAAVAHSPLRRLPLAEQLHQRVQTFGEAFGQIVAAQFWIAAFNTLLTAIFLLFVMPLWGAHLPYTPALITLTFLAGLVPIVGNLVCNSVITLVGLSVSPVTAAACLIFLIVIHKAEYVINAKVVGARTQMSVWELLAVMFVAEAVFGPAGLVAAPLYYAYLKKELQAAALV